The sequence TTCCTCCGAGGCGGCGCGGTCGAGGAAGATCGGTTCGGCGCTGCTCATGAACATTTTGACCCGCAGCCCGCGCCGGTGCGCCGCCAGCGCCAGGCCATAGGGGTCGCAGCCGCCCGGGCCGCTCGGACCGATAATGGTGGTGGCCTCGCGCCAGAGCTCGACCTCCAGCGCCCGGTCCGGCCGCAAGGCTGGATCGATCCCGGCCATCGCCATGGCCAGCGCCGACGGTCCGCAAGTAAAACCCACCGTCTGCGGCCAGGATGGCGGGACGTGCTCCTGCCGGCTGGTCGGCTCGTTGCCGATCCAGCGCTGCAAAAAACCGTCGTGGCGCTCCCACTGGCCGCCGATGCGCAGCACCGTGTCTTCGTCCGCGCGCAGGCACAGAATGTCCTGCGCAAGCGCCTCCGTCTCCAGCGCCTCCAGCAGGCGCGGGCCGTCGGCCGAGATGAAGCCCGGAGCGGACCAGAACAGGGCGATGCGCATCATCGCGGCCACTGGCCGGCGCTGGCCGATCACGATCGCCTCCAGGCGGCCCTCGCTGTATTGCGCCACGCCGGTGATGCCGGCAATCTCCCGCAGCACGGCCAGACGATCGCCGATCACTGCCGGCACCGCCGCCGCAAGGCCCGCCCAGACGGATGCGTCTTCGGCGGTGAAGACTGTCACGCTGGCCCTGCTGGTCAGCGGCGAAGCTGGCATGGGGTCATCTCCGTTCGAAACCGGCCGGCCCTCACCTTCTCCGCGATCTGCCGGTAGAGGCGGTCGGGACCATCACCGCGCCCGGCGGCACAAAGCCCGATGTCAGCCGCTTGATGCAGGTGATCATGTCGGCACGATGCCACAGGCGGGCTCCGAGGCAAAGATCGCTGCGTTACGCCTGAAACCGGTGACGCTCCTGGCGCCGATCAGCCGGGTAATGGCTGATCAGTAGAGCGTGATGAAGGCCGGGAACAGCAGGCCCGTATGCCGGAAGTATTCGACCAGCTCGATGGCCGGGAAGATGGCAAGGAAATAGAGCCCGTCATAGAAGGTGCGCTTGAGCGCCCGGGTCGAGAACTGCAGCTCGTCATTGTCGCGGTAGAGCAGCGGGTTTGGCCAGAACCGCGGCGTCGCCTTGGTATAGGCGATGTAGGCCGGGCCGAACTTGCCCAGCAGATATTCGGCTTCCTTGCGCGCCGTGACGCGGAAGATGAGAAAGCTGGCCACGCCAAGCACCGCTGCCGCCACCAGCGAGCCGTAGAGCAAACCGATGCCGATCGCGCCAACCGTCGAGAAGAAATAGAGCGGGTTCTGGCTGATCGAGAACGGTCCCGCCGAAACCAGTTCCTCATTCTTCTTGCCGCCGACATAGAGGATGCTCCACAGCCGGCCGGCGACGCAGGCGAGCACCAGGCAGAAGCCGAGGAATTCCAGTGTTTCGTGCCCGTCCGAGCCCTCGGCGAGCGCCGGCTTGGTGAGGAGCAGCAGCAGCACCGCCAGCACCGCCGCCGCCCGCACGAAGATCAGCCGCTTGCGCTGCACGAAGGCCTTTGAAACCGGCTTGAGCGAAGCATAGGTCATTCGTGTTTTCCTGGGGCACGGATTGCGGTGCCGGCGCACTGGGGCACGCCATTGATGGCGGATACAAGGCGATCGCTTTCTATCAGCGCAACGCGCGGCGTTCGTAAAGGCCTTTTGCGCCAACCAGCTCCATCCTTACGAATTTGTATGCCCCGGGACAGGCTGGAGTGAAGTCGCTTCCTTATCGTTCAGATGCCGGTCCGCGAATTAGGGGTCGGCTTCAATTACCGCAGCCGGGCCACCGGCATCAGATAGGGAATGGTTTCATGAGAAGATTTGCACTTGCCGTCGCAGTGGGCACCCTCGCTGTCTCGGCCGCGATTTCCACTGCCTATGCGGCCCCCGCGCCTTGTGAGGAAAGTTTGAAGGCCCTTCGTGCCGCTGAAGCGGCAGCCAAGCTCAACGACGCCGACAAGAACAAGGTCTCGGAACTGGAGACCAAGGGCATCGAGCGCTGCAACGCGGATGACGACAAGCGCGCCGACGACTTCTTCGCCCAGGCGATGAAAGTCATGGGCAAGTAAATCCATGCCATCCAAAGCACCCTCGGGCCTCACCCGAGGGTGTTCAGCGATTGAGACATGACATGCATGAAATAGGGGCGAATCGCACGGATCCCTCGCGATGCGCTTTCATCCCACCGCAACCATCAACCTCAGGACTTCAGCCATGCTCCCGACCAACAAGCAGTCTGCCGGACCGAGCCAGAACAGGGTTCCGGACGTCACCTTCGACTTCTGGCTGATCAAGCTGATGGCGGTCACCATGGGCGAGACGGCGGCCGATTATCTCGCCGTCAACCTCGGGCTTGGCCTGACCGTCACGTCGCTGATCATGACCGGCGTGCTGATCGTCGCCCTTGTCCTGCAGTTCGCGCAGAAGCGCTACGTGCCCTGGGCCTACTGGCTGGCGGTGGTGCTGATCAGCGTCGTCGGCACGCTGATCACCGACAACCTCGTCGACACCTTCGGCGTGCGCCTGCAGACGACGACGATTGCCTTCTCGGTAGCGCTCGCGGCGACATTCGCGGTCTGGTACGCCAGCGAGCGGACTCTTTCGATCCACACCATCTTCACGACCAGGCGCGAGATTTTCTACTGGCTGGCGATCCTCTTCACCTTCTCGCTCGGTACCGCCGCCGGCGATCTCGTCGCCGAGAGCTTCGACATGGGCTATCTGACGTCGGGCCTCATGTTCGGCGGTGTCATCGGGCTCATCGCGCTCGCCTATTATCTCGTCAACCTGGACGCCATCCTGGCCTTCTGGCTGGCCTATATCCTGACGCGCCCGCTTGGCGCCTCCTTCGGTGATCTTCTGTCGCAGCCAGTCGAATATGGCGGCCTCGGTTTCGGCACCACCTCCACCAGCATGATCTTCCTCGGCTGCATCGTCGCCCTGGTTCTCTACATGACGCTGAAGAAAACCGCCGGCGATGCGGATGAGATCCTGCTGGAGTCGGACTAGGCTTCGGAAGGAAGGGAAAGCGCTACCCGGCCAAGGCCATCCTGCATCCTAGGAACGGGCCCATGCCGGTGATAGCCTGTGGCCGATATCGGCAATGAACCGGAACAGCGATGCGACTTCTTCTCGTCGAGGACGACCACAGGACGGCGGACTATATCGTCAGGGGACTGACCGAGGCCGGTCATGTCTGCGACCTCCTGCGCAACGGCCATGACGCGCTTTTCGCCGCTACCCGGGACAATTACGACGTGATCATCGCCGACCGGATGATCCCGGGCCTCGACGGCCTGTCGATGGTCAAGGCGGCGCGCGCCGCGGGCGTGCGCACGCCAGCGATCTTCCTCACCTCCATCGGCGGCATCGACGACCGCGTCGAGGGCCTGGAGGCCGGTGGCGACGACTATCTGGTCAAGCCCTTCGCCTTTTCCGAGCTGCTTGCCCGCATCCATGCGCTCGGCCGGCGGCCGGCGGCACAGGAACAGAAGACGGTTCTGCGGGTCGGCGACCTCGAAATGGACCTCATCATGCGGCGCGTCACCCGCCAGGGCCAGCCGATCGACCTGCAGCCGCGCGAATTCAGCCTGCTCGAGGTGCTGATGCGCGGCGAAGGCCGTGTCATCACCCGCACCATGCTTCTGGAGCGCGTCTGGGACTTTCATTTCGACCCCAAGACCAGCGTTGTCGAGACCCATATCAGCCGGCTGCGCGCCAAGATCGACAAGCCGTTCGAGACCCAGCTCATCCACACCATCCGCAACACCGGCTACAGCCTGCACGCTCCGCTCGCGCCATGACCGGAACCTGGTCTCGCCTGCTGCGCAGCACGCCGTTCCGGCTCGCGCTGACATTCGGCTTCCTGTTCATGCTGGCCTTCGTGCTGTCGGGCGCCATCGTCTACCAGATGATGAGCGCCGATCTTGCCGAGCGGCTCGACGAGACCATCAAGGAAACCTATTCGGTCGTCGCCGCCACCTATTCCGGGAACGATCTGGAGGACCTTGTCGCCACGATCGAAAGCCATGCAAAGCTCAGCCCGAAGAAGGAACAGCTGTTTTCGCTGACCGACCCGGCCGGAAACCACCTGGCCGGCAACTTCACCGCCGCCGGGCTTCCCGACGGGTTCTCGGCGTTCGACGCCGTATTGCCGGGCGTGCCGCCGGATACGGAGTATCGCGCCTTTTCCGGCTCGGTCGGCGGCAACAATCTGACGGTCGCCTTCAGCCTTTCCGAAACCGAGGAGCTGGAAACGGTGGCAATGATGAGTTTCGGCTGGGCCACCCTGATCATCACCGGCCTGGCGGTCACCGGCGGCGCGCTGCTGGCCTCGCGCGTCCAGCGCCGTCTCGACGGCATTGCCGCCACCATGGTCGATGTCTCGCATGGCCGGCTGGACACCCGCATTCCGCTGACCGGCAATGGCGACGACATCGATGTCGTCTCCGGCCAGGTCAATGCCGCCCTCGACCGCCTGTCGGCGCTGGTCGACGGAATGAAACAGGTCAGCGCCAACATCGCGCACGATCTGAAGACGCCGCTCAACCGCCTGCAGATGATCCTGGAGGGCGCCGCCTACAAGGCCGCGCGGGAACAGGACGTCTCCGATGATCTCGCCGACGCGCGCGCCGAGGGCCATCAGATCAACGAAACCTTCGATGCGCTGTTGCGGATCGCCCAGATCGAGGCCGGAGCCCGCAAGGCGCGCTTCACCGATCTCGATCTCGGCGAGGTGCTGGAAACCATCGCCGAGATCTACACCGACGTTGCCGAGGATGACGGAAAGTCGTTGGCATCGACGCAATTGCGTGAAACAGCAGACCCGATTCATGGCGATCGGGAACTGTTGACGCAGATGTTCGCCAATCTGGTCGAGAATGCGCTGCGCCATTGCCCCCCGGCACGGCGATCAGACTTTCGGTGGCGCGCCAGGGCGAGCATGTCCTTGCCACGGTCGCCGACAACGGCCCCGGCATTGCCGCCGACGAGCGCGAAAAAGTGTTTCAGCGGCTCTACCGGCTGGACCATAGCCGCTCGACGCCAGGCAACGGCCTTGGCCTCAGCCTGGTGCGGGCCATTGCCGATTTGCACGGCGCATCCATCGCCCTTGACGATTGTCAGCCCGGCCTCGCCGTGGTGGTGAGCTTTCCGCTGGTAAGATCGGCGGCGTCATAGGGTCGTGAGCTGGTGCCGGAAACTTACCAAAGCGCCAATAGCTTACCAAAGCGTATGAGGCCGGCGACCCGCCCGTAAGCTTGCAGCGGCATAATGAATGGACCTGACCGTCCATCGAAAGGCCGCGGAAAATGAAAAGCTTCTTTCAGAAAACCGCCGGCGTGTTGCCCGCTCTCGCCGTCGCGGCGTGCCTGGGCACGACAGCCGTCATGGTTTCGGTGCTTGGCAGCCTGCCGGCTTTGGCCGCCGAGAAGCCCGTCCAGCCGGAGAAGAACCCGCCGGGCGACATTCCCGATTCGCAGGTCTTTATCGACTATACCTCGCCGCAAGGGTTCGCGCTGAAGGTGCCGGAAGGCTGGGCACGGTCGGACCGTGCCGACGGCGCCAGCTTCGTCGACAAGCTGGATGGCGTCGTGGTCTCGGTTTCCAAGGCTGACGCCGCGCCCACCGTCGACAGCGCCAAGGCGGACTATGTCGCCAAGCTCCAGGCATCCGGTCGCGCCGTGCAGGTGAGTGCCGTCAAGCAGGTCAAGCTGCCGGCCGGCACCGCGATCCGCATCGTCTACACCTCGAACTCCGAGCCGAATGCGGTCACCAACCGGCAGGTTCGCCTCGAAAACGAGCGCTACCTCTATTTCAAGGACGGCAAGCTCGTCGCGCTAGAGCTCTATGCACCCAAGGGCGCCGACAATGTCGACCAGTGGCAGCTGATGTCCAGCTCGTTCCGGTGGAAATGAGATGCACGCGTTGGACGCGCATGAACTCTATCGCTTCTTCCACTTGGGCGACGACGAGACGGCCGCCTTGCGGGGCGTCAGTTTCCACGTCGCCGCCGGCGAGATCGTCGCCCTGGCCGGACCGTCCGGCAGCGGCAAATCCACCTTGCTGGCCTGCGTGACTGGCCTCGATGAACCGGATGGCGGCTATGTCGAGGTGGGCGGCGTCCGGCTGACCCGGCGACCGGAGGCGCAGCGCACGCGCGTTCGCGCCGCCAGCTTCGGCATTCTGCTGCAGTCGGGAAACCTGTTTGGCCACTTGAGCGTTGAGCAGAACCTTCGATTGCAAATGCTGCTGGCGAACAAGCCGGACGACCGGCGAATGGCCAGCCTGCTGGAAAGTGTCGGGCTTTCGCATCGCGCCCGCGCTTTTCCGACACAGCTGTCCGGCGGCGAGACGGCGCGCGCCGGCCTTGCCGTGGCGCTGGCCGCCGACCCGCCGATCCTGATTGCCGACGAGCCGACCGCGGAAGTCGATAGCGAGACCGAATCCCGGCTGATCGCTCATTTCGAGGCGAGGCGCGACGCCGGACTGGCAACGCTGCTGGCCACCCACAGCAAGGCGTTGGCGCAGAGGGCCGATCGCATCATCAGGCTGAAGGATGGGAGGATCGCCCGTGGCTGAAACGCTCGTCGTCGCAAAGGGCCTCGGGCGGGACTTCCGGGACGGCAACGCCGGTCGGATCAGCGTGCTGCGCAATGTCGACTGCGAGATCGGCTCGGGTGCACGCATCGCGCTCGTCGGACCTTCGGGCAGCGGCAAGACGACACTGCTGCATATTCTTGGTGGCCTCGACCGGCCGACGGCCGGTAGCGTCGAATGGCCCGGTCTCGGTTCATTCGAAACCCTGAGGCCGCGCCAGATCGGCTTCGTATTCCAGTCGCCCAGCCTGTTTCCCGCCCTTACCGCTGTCCAGAATGTCGGCCTGCCCATGCTGCTGGCCGGCGAGAATGTCGGCGCCAATGATATCGCGGCATCGCTTCTGCAATCGTTCGGTCTTGGCGAACTCGGCGACAAGCTGCCGGAGGAACTGTCCGGCGGCCAGGCCCAGCGTATTGCCATGGCGCGCGCTTTGGCCATGGGTCCGAAGCTTGTGCTTGCCGATGAGCCGACCGGGCAGCTGGACAGCCGAACGGCGCTGCGTTTCTTCGACGCCGTGTTCGACCACCTGGAAGGCACCGACATCGCCCTGGTCGTTGCCACGCATGACGAAGCCGTGGCCAACCGCATGGCGGCGCGCTGGACGATGGATCACGGCCGGCTCGTCACCGGCCGCCGGCCGGGGCAGCTGCCGCATGATGGTCCTGCTGTGGATTCGTGGTGTGCTTGCCCGCCGTTTCCTGCGCGTCGCCGGTGCTGCCGCCGGCATCGCGCTGACGGTCGCCCTGCTCGCGGCAATGGCGCTCTTCCTCGCCAACGCCGGTGCATCGATGACCGCCCGCGCCGTGTCGGCGGTTCCAATCGACTGGCAGGTGCAAGTGATTTCCGGTGCCGATCCGGACCTCGTCGGCAAGGCGCTGAGCGAAGCTGCTCCCGTCAAAACAGTACATCAGGTCCGCTATGCCGATGTCGCCGGTTTCGAGGCCCGAACCGGCGGCACGACCCAGACCACGGGGCCAGGCCAGGCGGTTGCTTTCGACAGCCGATATTCCAGCAATTTTCCGGCGGAGATCCGCCCGCTTTCCGGCACCCTCGACGGCGCGCTGATTGCCCAGCAGACAGCCGCCAACCTCCATGTCGGTCCCGGCGACACGGTCTCGATCCAGCGGATCGGCCTGCCGCCGGCCGAGGTCAGGATTGCCGGCGTGGTCGACCTCCCGGACGCCGACGCTTTGTTCCAGGCTGTCGGCCTGCCACCGCAGGCCGCGCCGCAGGCTCCACCCGACAACGTCCTCATCCTGCCGCTGGAGACCTGGCGGCAAGTGTTCGATCCGCAGCAGAAGGCGCGCCCCGACACCACCCGGCTGCAGTTGCATGTGCGCCTTGCCCACGAAGCGCTGCCGCCGGATCCCGTCACGGCCTATACTTTCGTCACCACCGCCCAGCACAATCTCGAGGCGCGGGTCGCCGGCCAGGCCCTGGTCGCCGACAATCTCGGCTCGCGCCTCGGGGCGGTCCGCGAGGATGCGCTGTACGCCTCGGTGCTGTTCCTGTTTCTCGGGCTGCCCGGCGTCGCGCTGGCCGTTGCGCTCACCTTTGCCGTCACCGCGTCCGGCGCGGCACGCCGGCGCACGGAGCAGGCGCTGCTTCGCGTCCGCGGCGCGACGATCAAGGACATCCTGTTGCTGTCCGCCGCGGAAGCCGCCGTCGCCGCCATCGCGGGCACCGCGATTGGCATAGCCGCGGCATCGCTGGCCGCCATCATCGTTCCAGGTCTCGAGGCAGTGCTTGGCGTCAACGTGCCGACGCTGCTGCTTGTCGCCTCCTTCGGGCTGCTGGTCGGGTTCATCGCCTTTCTCTATCCGGCCTGGCGGGACGCGCGCTGGGCGACCGTGACGGCGGTGCGGCGCACCGTGAGCCGGCCGAGAGCGCCGCTCTGGCAGCGCTTGTGGCTGGACATCCTGCTGCTCGCGACGGCGGGATTGT is a genomic window of Mesorhizobium huakuii containing:
- a CDS encoding peptidase C39 family protein, giving the protein MPASPLTSRASVTVFTAEDASVWAGLAAAVPAVIGDRLAVLREIAGITGVAQYSEGRLEAIVIGQRRPVAAMMRIALFWSAPGFISADGPRLLEALETEALAQDILCLRADEDTVLRIGGQWERHDGFLQRWIGNEPTSRQEHVPPSWPQTVGFTCGPSALAMAMAGIDPALRPDRALEVELWREATTIIGPSGPGGCDPYGLALAAHRRGLRVKMFMSSAEPIFLDRAASEERRGLMRFVQAGFKHEAEAASLPIEPRAFAIEEIGHALDRGFLALVLIDQAVMMGHICPHWVLVHGYGDGVYFLNDPWIEPDRLELPMDVIDLPVRAAELDRMAWYGNPAYRAAVLVGR
- a CDS encoding winged helix-turn-helix domain-containing protein, whose amino-acid sequence is MRLLLVEDDHRTADYIVRGLTEAGHVCDLLRNGHDALFAATRDNYDVIIADRMIPGLDGLSMVKAARAAGVRTPAIFLTSIGGIDDRVEGLEAGGDDYLVKPFAFSELLARIHALGRRPAAQEQKTVLRVGDLEMDLIMRRVTRQGQPIDLQPREFSLLEVLMRGEGRVITRTMLLERVWDFHFDPKTSVVETHISRLRAKIDKPFETQLIHTIRNTGYSLHAPLAP
- a CDS encoding methyltransferase family protein, which translates into the protein MTYASLKPVSKAFVQRKRLIFVRAAAVLAVLLLLLTKPALAEGSDGHETLEFLGFCLVLACVAGRLWSILYVGGKKNEELVSAGPFSISQNPLYFFSTVGAIGIGLLYGSLVAAAVLGVASFLIFRVTARKEAEYLLGKFGPAYIAYTKATPRFWPNPLLYRDNDELQFSTRALKRTFYDGLYFLAIFPAIELVEYFRHTGLLFPAFITLY
- a CDS encoding ABC transporter ATP-binding protein — encoded protein: MHALDAHELYRFFHLGDDETAALRGVSFHVAAGEIVALAGPSGSGKSTLLACVTGLDEPDGGYVEVGGVRLTRRPEAQRTRVRAASFGILLQSGNLFGHLSVEQNLRLQMLLANKPDDRRMASLLESVGLSHRARAFPTQLSGGETARAGLAVALAADPPILIADEPTAEVDSETESRLIAHFEARRDAGLATLLATHSKALAQRADRIIRLKDGRIARG
- a CDS encoding COG4705 family protein; its protein translation is MLPTNKQSAGPSQNRVPDVTFDFWLIKLMAVTMGETAADYLAVNLGLGLTVTSLIMTGVLIVALVLQFAQKRYVPWAYWLAVVLISVVGTLITDNLVDTFGVRLQTTTIAFSVALAATFAVWYASERTLSIHTIFTTRREIFYWLAILFTFSLGTAAGDLVAESFDMGYLTSGLMFGGVIGLIALAYYLVNLDAILAFWLAYILTRPLGASFGDLLSQPVEYGGLGFGTTSTSMIFLGCIVALVLYMTLKKTAGDADEILLESD